From a single Bacillus sp. NEB1478 genomic region:
- a CDS encoding manganese efflux pump MntP family protein: protein MGEWMTLWFMSFALGMDAFSIGLGMGMLSLRINQIMKIGITIGLFHMLMPLGGMTIGKEISVHFGSIAAVVGGILLVILGLTMIRSSFSKSDEPFVHPVGIGLLVFALSASLDSFSVGLSLGIYGAKTWVTIFMFGFMSMLLTWLGLMMGRKVQKWLGSYSEALGGCILLAFGMKILLPF from the coding sequence ATGGGGGAATGGATGACACTATGGTTTATGTCCTTTGCACTCGGAATGGATGCCTTTTCGATCGGTCTGGGTATGGGGATGCTGTCACTTAGGATAAATCAAATTATGAAAATAGGAATCACAATTGGTTTGTTCCACATGCTGATGCCGCTTGGCGGTATGACAATCGGCAAGGAAATCTCGGTTCATTTTGGAAGTATCGCCGCTGTAGTTGGGGGCATTTTGCTCGTCATTTTGGGACTGACCATGATTCGTTCTTCTTTTTCCAAAAGCGACGAACCTTTTGTTCACCCAGTAGGAATTGGTCTGTTAGTATTTGCGTTAAGTGCAAGTCTTGATAGTTTTTCAGTCGGACTCAGTTTAGGGATTTACGGTGCAAAAACATGGGTCACGATCTTCATGTTTGGATTTATGAGCATGCTGTTGACTTGGCTGGGGCTGATGATGGGAAGAAAAGTTCAAAAATGGCTCGGATCGTATAGTGAGGCACTCGGCGGCTGTATATTGCTGGCATTCGGCATGAAAATTCTTTTGCCGTTTTAA
- a CDS encoding MOSC domain-containing protein — protein sequence MRGKVVSLNVSLPVHVEASGQTFFTGYNKKPQQESVFLHKTHFEGDGQGDVVHHGGLDQAVCVYPFEHYEKWNSELQLAKLLHVPSFGENITPMGFLEDDACIGDVFQMGQAIVQITQPRQPCSTLACILNRPDMIKKCVQTGRTGYYLRVLQEGLVRADDEMFLIEKHPMGITVSKSNQIKYGFEKDTEKIKQLLEVKELAESFRQSLLKKSLG from the coding sequence AAGCTTCCGGGCAGACTTTCTTTACCGGTTATAATAAAAAACCGCAGCAAGAGTCTGTATTTTTACATAAAACCCATTTTGAAGGCGATGGACAAGGTGACGTCGTTCATCACGGAGGTCTGGATCAAGCTGTTTGTGTCTATCCTTTTGAGCATTATGAAAAATGGAATTCGGAATTACAGCTGGCAAAACTGCTTCATGTCCCATCTTTTGGAGAGAATATAACACCTATGGGCTTTCTAGAGGACGATGCTTGTATCGGGGACGTTTTTCAAATGGGGCAAGCAATCGTCCAAATCACACAGCCAAGACAGCCGTGCTCCACTCTTGCTTGCATTTTAAACAGACCGGATATGATCAAAAAATGCGTTCAAACAGGGAGAACTGGTTATTACCTTCGTGTACTGCAAGAAGGGCTGGTTAGGGCAGATGATGAAATGTTTCTCATCGAAAAGCATCCGATGGGTATTACAGTATCAAAATCGAACCAGATCAAATACGGATTTGAAAAAGATACGGAGAAAATTAAACAGTTACTTGAAGTGAAAGAACTCGCTGAAAGTTTCAGGCAGTCGTTATTGAAAAAGAGTTTGGGTTGA
- a CDS encoding low molecular weight protein arginine phosphatase produces MNVLFICTGNTCRSPMAEALLREKGKGKFHVKSAGVYAGNGAVMSSNASHALKERKIKENHQSQSVSEFLISWADLILTMTENHKHALVGKWPDAVNKTYTLKEYVLDDDEKQKIEEIYQLYTEIEMIKLEFMGKDSESEDVKKGFAEAVRPLVERRMALENTVPSLDIMDPFGGPLDIYKETRDEIEALIEKLVKKDDMTHE; encoded by the coding sequence ATGAATGTGTTATTTATCTGTACTGGGAACACATGCCGAAGTCCGATGGCGGAAGCTCTTTTGCGTGAAAAAGGCAAAGGGAAGTTTCATGTAAAATCAGCTGGTGTGTACGCGGGAAACGGAGCGGTTATGAGTTCGAACGCTTCTCACGCATTAAAAGAGAGAAAAATTAAAGAAAACCATCAGTCCCAAAGTGTCTCTGAATTTTTGATCAGCTGGGCAGATTTGATTTTAACAATGACGGAGAACCACAAACATGCGCTTGTTGGAAAGTGGCCAGATGCGGTAAATAAGACTTATACATTAAAAGAGTACGTTCTCGACGATGATGAGAAGCAGAAGATAGAAGAAATTTATCAGCTGTATACAGAGATTGAGATGATTAAGCTTGAGTTTATGGGAAAAGATTCGGAGAGTGAAGACGTGAAAAAAGGGTTTGCCGAAGCCGTCAGACCACTCGTTGAAAGACGAATGGCACTTGAGAACACGGTCCCGTCGCTAGATATCATGGACCCTTTTGGCGGACCGCTGGATATTTATAAAGAAACAAGAGACGAAATTGAAGCGCTTATTGAAAAATTAGTGAAAAAAGACGATATGACTCATGAGTGA
- the prfA gene encoding peptide chain release factor 1, producing the protein MLERLETIEARYDKLNELLSDPEVINDTNKLRDYSKEQSSLQEQVTVYREYKEVKEQLDEAKMMLEEKLDAEMTAMVKEEISGLSDQIEELTAQLKVLLLPKDPNDDKNVIVEVRGAAGGDEAALFAGDLYRMYSRYAEMQGWKSEVIEASYTELGGYKEIIFMINGAGAYSKLKYENGAHRVQRVPSTESGGRIHTSTATVAVLPEAEEVEVEIHEKDVRVDTFTSSGPGGQSVNTTQSAVRLTHIPTGTVVSCQDEKSQIKNKDKAMKVLRARVYDKIQQEKQKEYDETRKSAVGTGDRSERIRTYNFPQNRVTDHRIGLTIQKLDQILLGKMDEFVEALITEDQTSKMKAQADA; encoded by the coding sequence ATGTTAGAACGTTTAGAGACAATTGAAGCACGTTACGACAAATTGAATGAATTATTAAGTGATCCTGAAGTGATAAATGATACGAACAAACTGCGCGATTATTCGAAAGAGCAATCTTCTCTTCAAGAACAAGTCACCGTGTATCGTGAGTATAAAGAAGTAAAAGAGCAGCTGGATGAAGCCAAAATGATGCTTGAAGAAAAGCTTGATGCTGAAATGACGGCGATGGTAAAAGAAGAGATTTCAGGTCTATCTGATCAAATCGAAGAGCTCACGGCTCAGCTGAAAGTGTTATTGCTTCCAAAAGATCCGAACGATGACAAGAACGTTATCGTGGAAGTGCGCGGTGCTGCTGGCGGAGATGAAGCAGCATTGTTTGCAGGAGACCTATACCGTATGTACAGCCGTTATGCGGAGATGCAAGGCTGGAAGTCTGAAGTTATTGAAGCTTCTTACACAGAGCTTGGCGGCTACAAAGAGATTATCTTTATGATTAATGGAGCCGGCGCTTATTCGAAGCTTAAATACGAGAACGGCGCACATCGTGTTCAGCGTGTTCCTTCAACAGAATCAGGCGGACGTATTCATACTTCAACAGCAACAGTAGCTGTTCTTCCTGAAGCGGAAGAAGTGGAAGTGGAGATTCACGAGAAAGATGTTCGTGTTGATACATTTACTTCATCTGGTCCTGGGGGACAGTCAGTTAACACGACTCAGTCTGCGGTTCGTTTAACGCATATTCCGACAGGTACAGTAGTATCGTGTCAGGATGAAAAATCACAGATCAAGAACAAAGATAAAGCGATGAAAGTTCTTCGTGCACGTGTTTACGATAAAATTCAGCAAGAGAAGCAAAAAGAGTACGATGAAACACGTAAGAGCGCAGTTGGAACGGGCGACCGTTCAGAGCGTATCCGTACGTACAACTTCCCGCAAAACCGTGTTACAGATCACCGTATCGGTCTGACCATTCAAAAGCTGGATCAAATTCTTCTTGGTAAAATGGATGAGTTTGTTGAAGCACTCATCACAGAAGACCAGACGAGCAAGATGAAAGCACAGGCGGACGCGTAA
- a CDS encoding winged helix-turn-helix transcriptional regulator: protein MEITLNVVCGKWKGVILCHLHQNKILRFGELKKLIPKVSQKTLTLQLRELEADGLINRQVYAQVPLKVEYSLTDYGEELESTLNMMSEWGRNHVNKVELNS, encoded by the coding sequence ATTGAAATCACGTTAAATGTCGTTTGCGGAAAATGGAAAGGCGTAATCCTCTGCCATTTGCATCAAAATAAAATCTTAAGGTTTGGTGAGCTAAAAAAGCTGATACCAAAAGTGTCACAAAAAACGTTAACCCTGCAGCTAAGAGAATTGGAAGCGGATGGACTGATCAACCGCCAGGTTTACGCGCAAGTTCCTCTAAAGGTCGAATATTCATTAACCGATTACGGCGAGGAATTAGAATCTACTTTAAACATGATGAGTGAATGGGGAAGAAATCACGTTAATAAAGTGGAATTAAACAGCTGA
- a CDS encoding TIGR01440 family protein produces MSDELQQIQDQVLSVLHDLQKQAQLRSSQLLVVGASTSEVIGERIGTSGTMDTAGALYRGIVAFQEETGVALAIQCCEHLNRALVMEREEADKRGYDEVRVVPARSAGGALATHAFHHMNEPVIVEYIKADAGIDIGDTFIGMHLKHVAVPVRSEVKKVGEAHVTLAKTRPKLIGGERAVYPSKEDIRCF; encoded by the coding sequence ATGAGCGACGAGCTCCAACAGATTCAAGACCAAGTCCTGAGTGTTTTGCATGATTTGCAAAAACAAGCACAATTAAGATCTTCACAATTATTAGTGGTAGGTGCAAGTACGAGCGAAGTAATTGGAGAACGAATTGGTACGTCAGGCACAATGGACACAGCAGGTGCGCTATACCGCGGTATTGTAGCGTTCCAAGAAGAAACAGGTGTCGCTTTAGCCATTCAATGCTGTGAACATTTAAACCGCGCTCTCGTCATGGAGCGTGAGGAAGCAGATAAAAGAGGCTATGATGAGGTTCGGGTTGTTCCCGCTCGTTCAGCAGGCGGTGCACTGGCTACACACGCCTTTCACCATATGAATGAGCCCGTAATCGTTGAATATATAAAAGCGGACGCAGGCATAGATATCGGTGACACCTTTATCGGTATGCACCTCAAGCATGTTGCCGTTCCTGTGAGAAGCGAAGTGAAAAAAGTCGGCGAAGCCCATGTGACGCTGGCAAAAACACGACCGAAGCTGATCGGCGGCGAACGCGCAGTCTATCCGAGCAAAGAAGACATACGGTGTTTTTAA
- a CDS encoding PAS domain S-box protein: MVHNASAIPAIGEKPWQLSPYKTGISQQKSMTFRFIKKDGSIIMTESEGELFDLFGLKQKEVLQKKIEEIFPPEMADFKRKVYERALNGESLTYESELNGIPFLAAIGPVHKNGVIEEAYGFCVDLSDRIRIETQLAESEQRFRSLMDHNIDALFSLDLDGKFTTVNQACTELTGYDEKELLNMTFDPLMMPNRKSLAIDNFKDALLGNSQMHEVLIRQKGGGIRQVTFTLTPIIVLNQVHGVFGIAKDVTEKREAEKELRETKELLEAVIYHSSDAISVIHLKNFSVKLNPAFEQIYGWSENDLVNLSSHMLPVVPEDKAAESERLMTIVKHGGYVKAVETIRLTKSGKRINVSLSLSPIYDESGEVVALSAISRDITDKKLKEKALKESEEKYRIIAENTNDLIGVVDLKGNVKYFSPSNRLLLGFDPSLYDGKRIQGFFHPEDRPKVRIAINEMVNTQKPVKFEVRCKHAHGHWVTLEANATPILNDNDQPASFVVVARDLTERKKTEEMLRKSDKLSVLGQLAAGVAHEIRNPLTSIRGFLQLLQTKATENEEYYQIMLSELDRINSIVGEFMLLAKPQAMNFMKTDLRLLLNHVISILDTQAILTNVQIHFECESDTPEIWCVDNQIKQVFVNMLKNAIEAMPTGGSVHINLKKQGDHVITSFKDHGCGISEERIATLGEPFYTTKEKGTGLGLMICYKIVENHYGKILIDSKIDEGSTFSIMLPIEKNKPATE, encoded by the coding sequence ATGGTCCATAACGCATCGGCCATTCCGGCAATAGGAGAAAAACCGTGGCAGCTTTCCCCATATAAAACCGGTATTTCCCAACAAAAAAGCATGACTTTCCGCTTCATCAAAAAAGACGGCTCCATCATAATGACGGAGAGTGAAGGAGAACTTTTTGACTTGTTCGGGCTCAAGCAAAAAGAAGTGCTGCAAAAAAAGATTGAAGAAATCTTCCCGCCTGAAATGGCCGATTTTAAAAGAAAGGTATATGAACGGGCATTGAACGGAGAAAGCCTGACGTATGAAAGCGAACTGAACGGCATTCCTTTTTTAGCGGCAATCGGACCGGTCCATAAAAACGGAGTCATCGAAGAGGCTTACGGTTTTTGTGTCGATTTAAGCGACAGGATACGGATTGAAACGCAGCTTGCCGAAAGTGAACAACGCTTCCGTTCCCTAATGGATCATAATATCGATGCCTTGTTTTCATTGGATTTAGACGGGAAATTCACAACCGTTAATCAAGCTTGCACCGAGCTTACAGGCTATGACGAAAAAGAACTGCTGAATATGACTTTCGATCCGCTAATGATGCCTAATCGAAAATCATTGGCGATCGACAATTTTAAAGATGCGCTGCTAGGAAACTCTCAAATGCACGAAGTCCTCATTCGTCAAAAAGGCGGGGGTATTCGTCAAGTTACCTTTACACTCACACCGATCATTGTTCTTAATCAAGTTCATGGAGTTTTCGGGATAGCAAAAGACGTTACCGAAAAACGAGAAGCCGAAAAAGAATTGAGGGAAACAAAAGAATTGCTGGAAGCGGTCATCTATCACTCCAGCGATGCTATTTCTGTCATCCACCTAAAAAATTTCTCGGTAAAATTGAATCCTGCTTTCGAGCAGATCTATGGCTGGTCTGAAAATGACTTAGTCAACCTTTCTTCACATATGCTCCCCGTCGTGCCAGAGGACAAGGCCGCGGAATCAGAACGGCTCATGACAATCGTAAAACATGGAGGCTATGTGAAAGCGGTAGAAACGATCCGTTTAACGAAAAGCGGCAAGCGGATAAATGTCAGTCTTTCGCTTAGCCCGATTTATGACGAAAGCGGCGAGGTTGTTGCCCTGTCCGCGATTTCACGCGATATTACAGATAAAAAGCTAAAAGAAAAAGCGTTAAAAGAAAGTGAAGAAAAGTACCGAATTATAGCGGAAAATACAAACGATTTAATAGGTGTTGTCGACCTAAAAGGAAATGTAAAATATTTTTCTCCTTCTAACCGGCTGCTGCTTGGCTTCGATCCATCCCTTTATGACGGAAAAAGAATTCAAGGATTTTTCCACCCGGAGGATCGGCCAAAAGTAAGAATCGCCATAAATGAAATGGTCAATACACAAAAGCCCGTGAAGTTCGAAGTAAGATGCAAGCATGCTCATGGACACTGGGTAACACTGGAGGCAAACGCGACTCCCATACTAAATGATAATGATCAGCCTGCTTCTTTTGTTGTTGTTGCCCGTGATCTTACTGAGAGGAAAAAGACGGAAGAAATGCTGCGGAAATCCGATAAACTCTCCGTACTCGGCCAGTTAGCTGCTGGTGTTGCTCACGAAATCCGCAATCCACTCACGTCTATTCGAGGATTTTTACAGCTGCTTCAAACAAAAGCGACTGAAAATGAAGAATACTATCAAATCATGCTGTCTGAACTTGATCGAATAAACAGCATTGTCGGTGAATTCATGCTTCTTGCTAAACCGCAAGCGATGAATTTTATGAAAACCGACTTAAGGCTGCTGCTGAATCATGTCATATCAATTCTTGATACCCAAGCCATTTTAACAAATGTGCAGATTCACTTTGAATGTGAATCTGACACCCCTGAAATCTGGTGTGTGGATAACCAAATTAAGCAAGTGTTTGTTAACATGTTGAAAAACGCGATAGAAGCTATGCCAACTGGCGGTTCTGTACATATCAATCTCAAAAAACAGGGAGATCATGTGATTACGTCTTTCAAAGACCACGGCTGCGGAATATCTGAAGAGCGCATTGCCACGTTAGGTGAGCCTTTTTATACAACAAAAGAAAAAGGCACAGGCCTCGGGCTTATGATCTGCTATAAGATTGTTGAAAACCATTACGGCAAAATCTTAATCGATAGTAAAATAGACGAAGGAAGCACTTTTTCCATCATGCTTCCGATCGAAAAAAACAAACCCGCGACAGAATAA
- the prmC gene encoding peptide chain release factor N(5)-glutamine methyltransferase, translating to MSHKVHEALSWASSFLAENNREAFAAELLVRHVLGGISRTDMMMRMHDEITSHEMEQLQSAVEKHVEGEPVQYIIGKEDFYGRPFHVNKEVLIPRPETEELVEHTLMLLQEHFSEETEVKLADIGTGSGAISVTLALEDRRLDVFTVDIAKESIEVATKNADSLGADVTFILGDLLQPFIGQGAKLDVVVSNPPYIPDEEIAVLDTIVKDREPMRALSGGKDGYDFYRRFMKELPLVLKEKALVGFEVGAGQGSTVAEMLRVTFPGADVYVKEDINGKDRMVFAIIGK from the coding sequence ATGAGTCATAAAGTACACGAAGCCCTCTCTTGGGCTTCTTCTTTTTTAGCTGAAAATAATCGAGAAGCATTTGCGGCAGAGCTGTTAGTACGGCACGTATTAGGCGGAATCAGCCGGACCGATATGATGATGCGCATGCATGATGAGATAACCTCTCATGAAATGGAGCAGTTACAATCAGCGGTCGAGAAGCATGTTGAAGGCGAGCCCGTTCAGTACATCATAGGAAAAGAAGACTTTTACGGCCGGCCGTTTCATGTGAACAAAGAAGTTCTGATCCCAAGACCAGAGACAGAAGAATTAGTTGAACATACATTGATGCTTCTCCAGGAGCACTTTTCTGAGGAAACGGAAGTGAAGCTCGCTGATATTGGAACAGGGAGCGGAGCAATTTCCGTAACACTTGCACTGGAAGATCGCCGTCTGGATGTGTTTACGGTCGATATTGCAAAAGAGTCGATAGAAGTGGCGACGAAAAATGCGGACAGTTTAGGAGCCGACGTCACGTTTATTCTTGGTGACCTTCTTCAGCCGTTCATCGGACAGGGCGCTAAATTGGATGTTGTCGTTTCAAATCCTCCCTACATTCCAGACGAGGAAATTGCTGTACTCGATACGATTGTAAAAGACAGAGAACCAATGAGAGCATTAAGCGGCGGTAAGGATGGGTACGACTTTTACAGAAGGTTCATGAAGGAACTGCCGCTCGTCCTGAAAGAAAAAGCCCTTGTAGGATTTGAGGTAGGAGCAGGGCAAGGTTCGACCGTAGCCGAAATGCTGCGAGTCACCTTCCCAGGAGCCGATGTATACGTAAAAGAAGACATAAACGGCAAAGACCGCATGGTGTTTGCGATCATTGGGAAATAA
- a CDS encoding GNAT family N-acetyltransferase — protein MTTLQIRPAVKEDLDQLRALMFSYIVDFYKSKWPDSEKVDELIVHLLENPSTGKQFVAETEDGKLAGFATLYYSFSTTRVKKIAILNDLFVDSSFRGEGLGEELFQQVLAYTKNEGFAYMSWQTAAENKPAQALYSKMGGKNINPEWIHYEIEHN, from the coding sequence TTGACCACTTTACAAATCCGCCCTGCTGTGAAAGAAGATCTGGATCAGCTTCGAGCTTTGATGTTTTCGTACATCGTTGATTTTTATAAAAGTAAATGGCCAGATAGTGAAAAGGTTGATGAACTTATTGTTCATCTGTTAGAAAATCCGAGCACCGGCAAACAGTTTGTCGCAGAAACGGAAGACGGAAAGCTAGCCGGATTCGCCACTCTCTATTACTCGTTCAGCACAACGCGAGTGAAGAAAATAGCGATTTTGAACGACCTTTTCGTAGATTCCTCGTTTCGTGGAGAGGGATTGGGCGAGGAGTTGTTTCAGCAAGTGCTGGCTTATACAAAAAATGAAGGTTTTGCTTATATGTCATGGCAGACCGCTGCTGAAAATAAGCCTGCTCAGGCACTTTATAGCAAAATGGGCGGAAAAAACATCAATCCAGAGTGGATTCATTACGAAATTGAACATAATTAG
- the spoIIR gene encoding stage II sporulation protein R, with product MKKRNHILIYFLIPLAILFLFFETQTKVANASMNASVINASVKIPDESIRLRILANSDTDADQKLKRKIRDEVNAQITTWVGELTDIKEARKIIRKQLPEIEQIVQNEITKSGVNKKFSVELGQVAFPTKIYGEYIYPAGKYEAVLIKLGEGEGKNWWCVLFPPLCFLDFENGDAVKEDKDGKTDNAAVASADQTQDQPDSSSDQIETKFFVVELFSSLVKAVGSLFS from the coding sequence ATGAAAAAACGCAATCATATTCTTATATATTTTTTAATTCCATTAGCTATTTTATTTTTGTTTTTTGAAACACAGACAAAGGTAGCAAATGCATCAATGAATGCATCAGTAATAAACGCTTCAGTAAAGATTCCAGATGAATCTATCAGACTTCGAATCTTGGCAAACAGTGATACAGATGCTGATCAAAAACTTAAGCGCAAAATTAGAGATGAAGTGAACGCACAGATTACTACTTGGGTCGGTGAGCTGACGGATATAAAAGAAGCACGAAAAATTATCCGTAAACAGCTTCCGGAAATCGAACAAATCGTACAAAACGAAATAACGAAATCGGGTGTGAATAAAAAGTTTTCTGTTGAACTTGGACAAGTTGCTTTTCCTACTAAAATCTATGGTGAATATATTTATCCTGCTGGTAAATATGAAGCAGTACTGATCAAGCTTGGTGAAGGAGAAGGCAAGAACTGGTGGTGTGTGCTTTTTCCACCGCTATGTTTCTTAGACTTTGAAAATGGTGATGCTGTAAAGGAAGACAAAGACGGGAAAACAGATAATGCTGCTGTTGCTTCTGCAGACCAAACACAAGATCAGCCAGATTCAAGTTCAGACCAAATCGAAACGAAATTCTTTGTCGTAGAACTATTCAGCAGCCTAGTAAAAGCAGTCGGTTCGCTATTCTCTTAA
- a CDS encoding L-threonylcarbamoyladenylate synthase encodes MKSFQTERWFVDKNEKNLTTHPQVIQASLWIKKDEVIALPTETVYGLAGNAESDQAISRIFEAKGRPSDNPLIVHISSRKQLDGLVSSVPDSVEMLMNAFWPGPLTIVLPKGKHVSEKVTAGLSTVAVRMPDHPVALALIEASGVPLAAPSANLSGKPSPTTADHVYEDLKGRIPGIVDGGSTGVGVESTVVECTGEKVTILRPGGVTLEDLEKVVGSGNVAVDPGIENKELAPKSPGMKYTHYAPDAPFVLVDGSAEFIQQLVDNERRAGKKIGILTTEERVSSYKADAVIPAGKRSEPETVAQHLYEALRSFNEAGVDKIFGEVFPKTGVGVAIMNRLEKSAGGNVIKE; translated from the coding sequence ATGAAATCATTCCAAACTGAACGTTGGTTTGTGGATAAAAACGAAAAAAATTTAACAACTCATCCACAAGTTATCCAAGCATCCTTGTGGATAAAAAAAGATGAAGTGATAGCATTACCTACAGAAACCGTATATGGATTAGCGGGGAACGCCGAGAGTGATCAGGCGATTTCACGTATTTTTGAAGCGAAAGGAAGACCGAGCGATAATCCGTTAATTGTTCACATATCCAGCCGAAAACAGTTGGATGGACTTGTATCTTCCGTTCCTGACTCGGTCGAAATGCTGATGAACGCCTTCTGGCCGGGACCGTTGACGATTGTATTACCTAAAGGCAAACACGTTAGCGAAAAAGTTACGGCAGGGTTATCCACAGTTGCCGTCAGAATGCCGGATCATCCCGTGGCATTAGCTTTAATTGAAGCATCTGGCGTACCACTTGCTGCGCCAAGTGCTAATCTTTCGGGCAAGCCGAGTCCAACAACAGCTGACCATGTTTACGAAGACTTAAAAGGCAGGATACCAGGAATTGTTGACGGCGGTTCTACTGGTGTAGGCGTAGAGTCAACAGTCGTAGAGTGCACAGGGGAAAAAGTAACGATCTTAAGACCTGGCGGAGTTACTTTAGAGGACTTGGAAAAGGTAGTTGGCAGCGGAAACGTTGCAGTTGATCCGGGAATTGAAAACAAAGAACTGGCACCAAAATCGCCAGGTATGAAATATACACATTATGCACCTGATGCACCCTTTGTTTTAGTAGACGGTTCTGCGGAATTTATTCAGCAGCTTGTGGATAACGAAAGGCGAGCCGGAAAGAAAATCGGGATATTAACAACAGAAGAAAGAGTTTCTTCTTATAAGGCAGATGCCGTGATCCCTGCCGGTAAGCGGTCGGAGCCAGAAACAGTAGCTCAGCATTTATACGAAGCACTTCGTTCGTTTAATGAAGCGGGTGTGGATAAGATTTTTGGAGAGGTTTTTCCGAAGACTGGAGTAGGCGTGGCGATCATGAACCGTTTAGAAAAATCGGCTGGCGGCAATGTGATAAAAGAGTAG
- the rpiB gene encoding ribose 5-phosphate isomerase B, with amino-acid sequence MKVAIGSDHAGVELRKEIIAMIEELGMEVEDVGCECSTSVDYPDYAIPVAEKVANGEADRGILICGTGIGMSIAANKVKGIRCALVHDLFSAKATRQHNDSNVLAMGERVIGPGLALEIAKVWLTTEYEGGRHGRRVDKISQYEGQ; translated from the coding sequence ATGAAAGTAGCAATAGGTTCAGATCACGCTGGAGTCGAATTACGAAAAGAAATTATCGCCATGATTGAAGAACTTGGCATGGAAGTAGAAGATGTTGGCTGTGAATGCAGCACATCTGTCGATTATCCCGACTATGCCATTCCTGTAGCTGAAAAAGTAGCAAACGGTGAAGCGGATCGTGGAATCTTAATTTGCGGAACGGGAATCGGAATGAGTATTGCAGCAAACAAAGTAAAAGGAATCCGCTGTGCGCTTGTTCATGATCTGTTCAGTGCAAAGGCAACGAGACAGCATAACGACAGCAACGTGCTCGCCATGGGTGAACGTGTCATCGGTCCAGGTCTCGCTTTAGAAATTGCAAAAGTGTGGCTGACAACTGAATACGAAGGCGGACGCCACGGTCGCCGAGTGGACAAAATCTCTCAATATGAAGGTCAATAA